One genomic window of Trichlorobacter lovleyi includes the following:
- the pilM gene encoding type IV pilus biogenesis protein PilM, producing MFGLFKKKKDLVGIDIGSSSVKLVQLWPTREGYQLLNAAIMPLPPEAIVDNSLMDTAAVVDAVKNLVASLGIKSKDAACSISGNAVIIRKIALPAMTSEELEDQISWEAEQYIPFDIKDVHIDFQILGPDAIDPSKVQVLLVASKKDIINDYVAVFNDAGLSLNVMDVDSFAVQNAFELNSELSDEVRALVNVGAGVMNINVVKAETSLFTRDVQMGGNQYTEEIQKQLGVSAQEAETMKMLAAEQQGGPLADVIGRVNDSLAQEIRRSVDFYNSTASGEERITCVSMCGGCSKMAGLKDAVSAKLGMDVELLNPFERIKYSEKDFDSEYLQEIAPLMAVGVGLAIRRVGDK from the coding sequence ATGTTTGGATTATTTAAAAAGAAAAAAGACCTCGTCGGCATCGATATCGGCTCAAGCTCGGTCAAACTGGTTCAGCTCTGGCCGACTAGAGAAGGGTACCAGCTACTGAATGCGGCGATAATGCCACTTCCTCCAGAGGCAATTGTCGATAACAGCCTGATGGATACTGCCGCCGTTGTCGACGCAGTTAAAAACCTCGTGGCGAGTCTGGGGATAAAGTCAAAGGACGCAGCCTGCTCCATTTCCGGCAATGCTGTGATTATCCGTAAAATAGCCTTACCAGCCATGACTTCTGAGGAACTGGAAGATCAGATCAGCTGGGAGGCTGAACAGTATATCCCCTTTGATATTAAAGATGTGCATATTGATTTCCAGATACTTGGGCCAGATGCTATCGACCCATCAAAGGTTCAAGTCCTCCTGGTGGCCAGCAAGAAAGACATCATTAACGATTATGTTGCTGTGTTTAATGACGCCGGGTTAAGTCTGAACGTTATGGATGTTGATTCATTTGCGGTCCAGAATGCGTTTGAACTAAACAGTGAGCTGAGTGACGAAGTCCGGGCACTGGTAAACGTAGGTGCCGGTGTGATGAATATCAATGTTGTTAAGGCGGAAACCTCTCTCTTTACCCGTGATGTGCAGATGGGGGGGAACCAGTACACCGAGGAGATTCAAAAACAGCTTGGGGTCAGTGCACAGGAAGCTGAAACTATGAAGATGCTGGCCGCTGAACAGCAGGGCGGCCCTCTGGCAGATGTTATTGGCCGGGTAAATGACTCGCTGGCTCAGGAAATCAGACGGTCGGTTGATTTCTATAACTCAACAGCTTCAGGCGAGGAACGGATTACCTGTGTCAGCATGTGTGGTGGTTGCTCCAAGATGGCAGGTCTGAAGGACGCTGTATCTGCTAAGCTGGGAATGGATGTAGAGTTGCTTAATCCTTTTGAACGGATAAAATACAGCGAGAAGGATTTTGATTCTGAGTACCTTCAGGAGATCGCTCCCCTGATGGCGGTTGGCGTGGGGTTGGCTATACGGAGGGTTGGGGATAAATGA
- a CDS encoding PilN domain-containing protein — protein sequence MIRINLLPVRAAKKKETALQQLFILGASVIVVLVVVVALWLVKLGQISGTQNDINAANAKISELKAKIGKLDEIKKLKDAVKKKLDVLTELRKNKTGPAVRLATLSDVTPDQLWLESYKEAGPDIRISGLAYNEELIAQFIRALEASPEYEKVELVVSEQKDINGAKLKRFDLTFRIETTKPTTEPVKK from the coding sequence ATGATCAGGATAAACTTACTCCCGGTTCGCGCCGCAAAAAAGAAAGAGACCGCACTCCAGCAGCTATTCATTCTTGGAGCCAGCGTCATCGTCGTTTTAGTTGTCGTGGTGGCTCTCTGGCTCGTAAAGCTGGGTCAGATTTCAGGGACACAAAATGATATCAATGCGGCAAATGCCAAAATTAGTGAATTGAAGGCCAAGATCGGCAAGCTTGATGAGATCAAAAAGCTAAAAGACGCCGTCAAGAAAAAGCTTGATGTGTTGACAGAGCTAAGAAAGAACAAGACTGGACCAGCAGTACGCTTGGCGACCTTGAGTGATGTAACCCCTGATCAGCTCTGGCTTGAAAGCTATAAGGAAGCTGGGCCGGATATCAGGATTAGCGGACTTGCCTATAATGAAGAATTGATAGCTCAATTTATTCGTGCCTTGGAAGCGTCGCCCGAGTACGAGAAGGTAGAGCTTGTTGTGTCAGAACAAAAAGATATTAATGGTGCCAAGTTGAAGCGTTTTGACCTGACGTTCCGGATAGAAACAACAAAACCAACCACAGAACCAGTGAAAAAATAG
- a CDS encoding type 4a pilus biogenesis protein PilO: protein MDPRVEQLLKLPNKQKIAILVAVVLVEAIALVYFLYLPKHKMLTGLKAQHQQLQAEVEEKTRIAINLPKIQKEYNDLNLELEKALTELPNSKEIPSLLTSITATGKNAGLDFLVFRPKPEVVKDFYAEVPVDITVSGSYFSVANFFAAVANLPRIVNITNVDFAEVRSVNNRMMTKVSCLATTFRFLGKEEIKNDKNKPKK, encoded by the coding sequence ATGGATCCCAGAGTTGAGCAACTCCTGAAGCTGCCAAATAAGCAAAAAATTGCCATACTGGTGGCAGTAGTACTGGTTGAGGCGATTGCGTTGGTGTATTTTCTGTATCTGCCCAAACATAAAATGCTGACAGGTCTGAAGGCTCAACATCAGCAGCTGCAAGCCGAGGTTGAGGAGAAAACCAGGATAGCCATCAACCTACCAAAGATACAAAAAGAGTATAACGATTTGAATCTTGAGCTTGAAAAGGCGTTGACAGAGTTGCCGAACTCGAAGGAAATCCCATCGCTTTTAACCAGCATCACAGCCACTGGGAAAAATGCCGGTCTTGATTTTCTAGTGTTCAGGCCCAAGCCTGAAGTGGTTAAGGATTTTTATGCTGAAGTCCCAGTGGATATTACGGTTTCCGGATCATACTTCAGTGTTGCTAATTTTTTTGCCGCAGTGGCCAACCTTCCACGAATTGTCAATATAACCAATGTTGATTTTGCTGAGGTGAGAAGTGTCAATAACCGGATGATGACCAAAGTCAGCTGTCTTGCTACGACATTCCGGTTCCTTGGCAAGGAAGAGATCAAGAATGACAAGAACAAGCCAAAGAAATAG
- a CDS encoding pilus assembly protein PilP, producing the protein MILLAGLMIQAGCKKTQSPPPPPAPAAPAAAAAQTKPLVLKAVSSSVKMAPVQTNQLDFSTKKDPFKPHIAVKAATSAELSRQKRELRPLLPLHSFDVSQFRLIGTVTDSKGNKAMVVDPAGKGYVLKVGMTIGKNEGKITRIESSGVDVVEQFHDENNKIRKETIRIPLLRKP; encoded by the coding sequence GTGATCCTGCTGGCTGGTCTGATGATACAGGCCGGCTGTAAAAAAACACAGTCTCCGCCCCCGCCCCCTGCTCCAGCAGCGCCTGCTGCTGCTGCTGCTCAGACAAAGCCTTTGGTGCTGAAAGCCGTCAGTTCTTCAGTGAAAATGGCTCCTGTTCAGACTAACCAGCTTGATTTCAGCACTAAAAAGGATCCATTTAAGCCCCATATAGCTGTAAAGGCCGCAACCTCGGCTGAATTGAGCAGGCAGAAACGAGAGCTCAGGCCGCTATTGCCGCTGCACAGTTTTGATGTCTCCCAGTTTCGCTTGATCGGTACTGTTACTGATTCCAAGGGCAACAAGGCAATGGTGGTTGACCCTGCTGGTAAAGGGTATGTTTTGAAGGTGGGTATGACGATTGGAAAAAATGAGGGTAAAATAACCCGTATTGAGAGTTCTGGTGTAGATGTTGTTGAGCAGTTCCATGATGAAAACAACAAAATACGCAAAGAAACAATCCGAATTCCCTTGCTGCGGAAACCGTAA
- the pilQ gene encoding type IV pilus secretin family protein: protein MKCILNMKPVVALALCTTLTAGIGVGAGVAATDTAQSASAPVMIQSLQMKGDGVGAELIVAASVPPTYTSYKTAAPQRLVVDFSQATPVDSLTEQKFDKGPVKGVTFKRFDTDAGVLTRMEIFLAQDVDPIITPSTDKIGELRISFPGFKPEVASSPAKQEAPSVVQAEIVPAPVVAKPEPVKDVAPSAAQENTVPVITDVVAQAGGIAIVTQTPILDFKTFRLNKPERIVVDILNAKLSMPNKLVQLNVAGVSTARVGSYPDKVRVVFDAINGVLPEASFDKTQTGLVVLFAAQNNEKQYAAATVTQSDKHAVAATVKEQAAPVPRDNVSNTTAQASTLDFQVMGDISRVTVKVTGSPKVEDPVKSPGSVSFRIKNALLPRNLQRSLETREFASPVLRVTPVQVKTKTGNDILIRVALKMDSGYELRHEADLVYLDIKHPSAIANSIESTKGATAQKASPLNGPNVASANDQIEKVAEQAAPAAGKTRYTGRKVTLEFADAEVRKIFQLLSEVSNKNFVLGDEVTGTISLKLVNVPWDQALDIILDTKGLDKREEGTIVLIRGKGKFKSLLDEELEIRKSTLRSEPLQTAMFDVNYADLGSIVSQFNSIKTDRGLITQDQRTNKVIVKDVKSAVDDMRKILASLDVPEKQVMIEARIVEASSTFTQSLGVNWGIHYRDGSAAIAGINSMDTNFGGLASTTPTTSGVSGSPGAAAGISFGTLSSNIKLDLRLNAAVSAGLVRIVSTPRVATLNHKSAKITQGQQIPYTASTSDKIETKFVEAALALEVTPHINPNGTVVMKIDAKNDSPGSTGNPPAINKKQATTEMMLRDGETTVIGGIFVESESNNDDGVPFLSDVPWLGGLFKSNETKRNRNELLIFITPRIINANS from the coding sequence ATGAAATGTATACTTAACATGAAGCCTGTGGTTGCCCTTGCGCTTTGTACCACACTAACAGCCGGTATTGGTGTCGGGGCAGGAGTGGCTGCAACTGATACGGCGCAGAGCGCTTCAGCTCCGGTAATGATTCAGTCTCTTCAAATGAAGGGGGACGGTGTCGGCGCTGAATTGATCGTTGCAGCCTCAGTGCCACCAACCTATACCAGCTATAAAACAGCTGCTCCACAGCGCTTGGTCGTAGATTTTTCTCAGGCCACACCTGTTGATTCACTTACCGAACAAAAGTTTGACAAGGGACCGGTAAAAGGGGTGACCTTCAAACGTTTTGATACTGATGCTGGTGTGTTAACCCGTATGGAAATATTCCTTGCTCAGGATGTTGACCCGATTATTACTCCTTCAACCGATAAAATTGGTGAATTAAGGATTAGTTTTCCCGGCTTTAAACCTGAAGTTGCTTCCTCCCCTGCTAAGCAAGAGGCTCCGTCTGTGGTGCAGGCAGAGATTGTCCCCGCACCTGTGGTGGCGAAGCCTGAGCCCGTAAAAGATGTAGCACCAAGTGCTGCCCAGGAAAACACTGTGCCGGTGATAACTGATGTGGTTGCTCAGGCAGGTGGCATTGCCATTGTGACCCAAACTCCAATTTTGGATTTTAAGACGTTCCGTTTGAATAAGCCTGAACGGATTGTTGTGGATATTCTTAATGCAAAGCTTAGTATGCCTAACAAGCTGGTGCAACTTAATGTTGCAGGGGTTTCCACTGCTCGTGTCGGCAGTTACCCGGATAAAGTCAGAGTCGTATTTGATGCAATCAATGGTGTTTTGCCAGAGGCCTCGTTTGACAAGACGCAGACCGGACTTGTGGTGCTGTTTGCTGCTCAAAACAATGAGAAACAGTATGCAGCGGCCACTGTCACGCAGTCAGATAAGCATGCCGTTGCAGCTACAGTCAAAGAGCAGGCTGCGCCAGTGCCAAGAGATAATGTTTCAAATACTACTGCTCAGGCCTCGACCCTTGATTTTCAGGTCATGGGAGATATAAGCAGGGTAACCGTGAAGGTGACCGGCTCACCAAAGGTTGAGGATCCTGTCAAATCACCAGGATCAGTCTCGTTCAGGATAAAGAATGCGCTACTGCCGCGTAATCTTCAGCGCTCACTTGAAACACGCGAATTTGCATCTCCTGTACTCCGGGTAACCCCGGTACAGGTGAAGACTAAGACCGGTAATGACATTCTTATTCGAGTTGCCCTTAAAATGGACAGTGGATACGAGCTGCGACATGAAGCCGATCTGGTCTATCTTGACATCAAGCATCCATCAGCAATAGCTAACTCAATCGAATCTACCAAGGGGGCAACGGCCCAGAAGGCTTCTCCACTTAATGGTCCGAATGTCGCAAGTGCAAATGATCAGATTGAAAAAGTGGCTGAGCAGGCAGCCCCTGCAGCAGGTAAAACTCGATACACCGGCCGTAAAGTTACACTTGAATTTGCTGACGCAGAAGTGCGGAAAATATTTCAACTGTTGTCAGAAGTCAGTAACAAAAACTTTGTGTTAGGTGATGAAGTAACCGGTACCATCAGCCTTAAACTGGTCAATGTTCCTTGGGACCAGGCGCTTGATATTATCCTTGACACCAAGGGACTAGATAAACGTGAAGAAGGGACCATTGTTCTTATCCGTGGTAAAGGCAAGTTTAAGTCATTACTTGATGAAGAACTGGAGATTCGTAAGTCAACATTACGGAGTGAACCTCTTCAAACAGCAATGTTTGATGTTAACTATGCAGATCTTGGCAGTATTGTGTCTCAATTCAACTCCATCAAAACTGACCGTGGCTTAATTACCCAAGATCAACGTACAAATAAAGTAATAGTTAAAGACGTTAAATCTGCTGTTGATGACATGCGCAAGATACTTGCCAGTCTTGACGTGCCAGAAAAGCAGGTTATGATTGAAGCCCGTATTGTCGAGGCATCGTCGACATTTACCCAGTCTTTAGGGGTTAACTGGGGCATTCATTATCGTGATGGTTCAGCGGCAATTGCCGGTATTAACTCAATGGACACCAATTTCGGCGGCCTTGCCTCAACTACACCCACTACAAGTGGAGTCAGTGGCAGTCCTGGGGCGGCAGCTGGTATTTCGTTTGGTACGCTTAGCAGCAACATTAAGCTTGATCTACGTCTGAACGCTGCAGTGAGTGCCGGTCTGGTAAGGATTGTTTCAACTCCGCGAGTTGCCACACTTAACCATAAGTCAGCTAAGATTACTCAGGGGCAGCAAATTCCTTACACTGCTTCTACCTCAGATAAGATAGAGACAAAGTTTGTTGAAGCTGCTCTTGCGCTTGAGGTGACTCCGCACATAAATCCGAACGGTACTGTGGTGATGAAGATTGATGCCAAAAATGACTCTCCAGGCTCAACCGGAAATCCGCCTGCAATTAACAAAAAACAGGCTACTACCGAGATGATGTTACGGGACGGTGAGACAACAGTCATTGGTGGCATTTTTGTTGAATCTGAATCAAATAATGATGATGGTGTACCTTTCTTGAGTGATGTGCCTTGGCTTGGTGGGCTGTTTAAATCTAACGAAACAAAGAGAAACCGCAACGAATTGCTGATTTTTATTACACCAAGAATAATTAATGCAAACTCTTGA